GCGGCCTCCTCCTCGATCGGGCGGCAGATCGCCAACCAGGTCGGCAAGCAGATCTTCGGATCGGGGCGCGGCGCTTCGGGTGGCGGCCTCGCCGGATCGCTGGTGCGCGGTGTGCTGGGCTCGCTGATCCGCAATATTTAGCGGATTACGTCGCGAAATTTCCCTCTCGTTAACGGACGCGAGCCTAAATCCTTTAGACGAAAGTCGGGGAGCGACGTGATCCAACAGACCGCCACCTACAGTCCGCCCGTCACCAGACTGGGGCGTTGGCTGGTCGAACCCGGTGTAGATGTGCCGGCGGAGATCCGCCCGATGCTGCTCGCCGGGCTGTTCGGCACGCTGGTGATCTTTTTGGGTGGCGTGTTCAACACGGTGGCGGTGTCCGCCGTGGCGTCGTGGCGCCATCCGGAACCGCTGTTCATCGGCTGGGCCTTCTACGAGATGATCCTCGGCGGCATCCGCCTCTATGTGCTGCGCCATGCCCGGCGCAACGCCGTCAGCGGCGGCAGGACGTATACCGATGCCTATGTGATCCTGGCACTGCTCTGGGCGATCGGCGTGGGCTATGGCAGCCTCGTCGGCCTGCTCAGCCGGGATTGGCTGATCGGCGGCATCACCACCATCTCGGCGGCGGCGATGGCCGGCGGCATCGCCTTCCGCAATTTCTACGCGCCGCGGCTGTGTACGGCGATGGTGATCCTGAGCTTCGGCCCGGCGGCGATCGGCGCGGCGCTGTCCGGCCAGTGGGAGCTGTGGATCTTGGTGCCGCAGGTGCCGGTCTATCTGTTCAGCCTGTGGGCGGCGATCCGCGGCCTCAACGGGATGCTGGTGCGGACGACGGCGGCCGAGCGCGAGAATGATCGCCGCGCCAGCCACGATCTGCTGACCGGCCTCGCCAATCGCGCCGGGCTGGAACGCGCGATCGTGGCCTGGCAGCATCGCGAGGATCGGCGCGGGCCGCTCGCTTTCTTCTATCTCGATCTCGATGGCTTCAAGGCGGTCAATGATCGCCACGGCCACGCCGCGGGCGATGCGCTGCTGCGGATGGTCGCGGCGCGATTGCAGGCGCTCGCCCCGGTCGGCGGCACGGCGGCACGGATCGGCGGCGACGAGTTCGTGCTGCTGGTGCCGGAGGCCGATCGCGGCGGCACGCTGGGCCGCGCCGAGCGGGTGATCGCGGCGATCGCCAACCGGCCCTATGATCTCGACAATGGCGTATCGGTGAGTGTCGGCACCAGCATCGGCATCGCCCGGCTGCCCGATCATGGGCATGATGTCGCGACCCTGATGTCGGCGGCCGATGGCGCGCTCTACGAAGCCAAGGCGCGGGGCCGCTGCCGCGCCGCCATCGCCTCGGCGCCGGCGTTGCGGATCGCGGCGGCCGCGCCCCGCCGCGTCGCCACCGTCTGAACGCTTTCCCTCGCGCCCTTCGGGGATTATCCCGGGGGCATGGACAGCATCACCATTCCCCCTGCCACCCC
This genomic window from Sphingomonas abietis contains:
- a CDS encoding GGDEF domain-containing protein, which codes for MIQQTATYSPPVTRLGRWLVEPGVDVPAEIRPMLLAGLFGTLVIFLGGVFNTVAVSAVASWRHPEPLFIGWAFYEMILGGIRLYVLRHARRNAVSGGRTYTDAYVILALLWAIGVGYGSLVGLLSRDWLIGGITTISAAAMAGGIAFRNFYAPRLCTAMVILSFGPAAIGAALSGQWELWILVPQVPVYLFSLWAAIRGLNGMLVRTTAAERENDRRASHDLLTGLANRAGLERAIVAWQHREDRRGPLAFFYLDLDGFKAVNDRHGHAAGDALLRMVAARLQALAPVGGTAARIGGDEFVLLVPEADRGGTLGRAERVIAAIANRPYDLDNGVSVSVGTSIGIARLPDHGHDVATLMSAADGALYEAKARGRCRAAIASAPALRIAAAAPRRVATV